One window of Amaranthus tricolor cultivar Red isolate AtriRed21 chromosome 11, ASM2621246v1, whole genome shotgun sequence genomic DNA carries:
- the LOC130827401 gene encoding 4-hydroxybenzoate polyprenyltransferase, mitochondrial isoform X2: MAAEPGNLPDFKMLVLFGCGALLLRGAGCTINDLLDQDIDVKVERTKLRPIASGILTPLQGLSFLGVQLLLGLGILLQLNNYSRILGASSLLLVFSYPLMKRLTFWPQAYLGLTFNWGALLGWSAVRGSLDPSIVLPLYMSGIFWTLVYDTIYAHQDKEDDLKVGVKSTALRFGDSTTEWLSGFGLACISSLALSGFNAHLGWPFYACLVAASGQMAWQIYTVDFSNRADCNRKFISNKWFGALIFSGVLFGRLTS, encoded by the exons ATGGCAGCTGAGCCAGGGAATCTTCCTGATTTTAAGATGCTAGTTCTATTTGGTTGTGGGGCCTTGCTTCTGAGGGGGGCTGGCTGTACAATTAATGATCTCCTTGATCAGGATATTGATGTAAAG GTGGAACGTACGAAGCTAAGACCCATTGCTAGTGGTATTCTAACTCCATTACAAGGGCTTTCCTTTCTTGGCGTTCAACTTCTATTGGGTCTTGGGATTCTCCTTCAGCTTAATAATTATAG CCGCATTTTGGGAGCTTCATCCCTGCTTCTGGTCTTCTCTTATCCCCTCATGAAGAGGCTGACATTCTGG CCCCAGGCATACCTGGGATTGACCTTTAACTGGGGAGCATTACTGGGATGGTCTGCTGTCAGAGGAAGTTTGGACCCTTCTATTGTCTTACCATTGTACATGTCTGGTATTTTTTGGACTTTGGTCTATGATACTATATATGCCCACCAG GATAAAGAAGATGATTTGAAAGTGGGTGTCAAATCTACGGCCTTGAGGTTTGGGGATTCAACAACGGAGTGGCTTAGTGGGTTCGGCCTCGCATGCATTAGTTCTCTTGCTCTCAGTGGATTCAATGCACACTTAG GTTGGCCATTTTATGCATGTTTGGTTGCTGCATCAGGGCAGATGGCTTGGCAGATTTATACAGTTGACTTCTCAAATCGTGCAGATTGCAATCGCAA GTTCATTTCAAACAAATGGTTTGGTGCCCTCATCTTTAGCGGCGTCCTGTTTGGAAGGCTGACTTCATAA
- the LOC130827400 gene encoding protein ACCELERATED CELL DEATH 6-like codes for MSPDSATPITLTHSVEDEIETSSSEAIDAFLRSRATNNIDPVHSNRFCSSQSSSTNSLSWEDNFVPIEPDLYKFLVNGTKDEILGLSTNLEEFKSSEERNSVLHIAASAGQSDLISDILPQCKELIKWKNIKGDLPLHSAAKSGQFNALKALITWDGFSKEILGWVNKEGDTVLHIALQNNQKEMGEFLVGEYCIGKACYMMNKEKVCPLYLGIKLGYWELVRNIISYTSQNKEDSEEALLQGMSVAHAAIEVNNIEVLKELLSNHRNPIESWDEEGRSPLSYAAFKGYLEVVQYLHKEFPECAFKCDKDEEGSFPIHKAASGGSIKVIKELHHTKSLLNRTEQNILHVAAASGKSKLVSYLLNVPELQGLINRKDKDQNTPLHLATKGFHPRVVYILTRERRCKCELQNKDGLTALDVAEIHSGPYPTFKARLTWMALRYVDAPRSSQLTRKRYVQKNGIQKQYNKVNDTKALEGYKDRVDTHLLVATLVATVTFAAGFTLPGGYNQSNPDIGMAVLAHFWAFKAFVLCNTAALYSAILSVVSLMWAYMGDRKLILVSLKFALPLLGFALAMMSLAFMMGIFVVLKTVSWLSYVVLGIGSVFLLIVLVFFIPLYNPSYIRNSLVRFFFSGTFLLLLIVCENSITEYD; via the exons ATGAGTCCTGATTCTGCAACTCCCATTACTCTAACCCATTCCGTGGAAGATGAAATTGAAACCTCCTCTTCGGAAGCCATTGATGCCTTTCTTAGATCAAGGGCTACTAATAACATCGACCCAGTTCACAGCAACAGATTTTGTTCATCTCAATCTTCCAGTACAAATTCCCTTTCTTGGGAAGATAATTTTGTCCCAATCGAACCAGATTTGTACAAGTTTTTGGTAAATGGAACGAAAGATGAAATTTTAGGTTTAAGTACAAATTTAGAGGAGTTTAAGTCTTCGGAAGAAAGAAATTCTGTTCTTCATATAGCAGCAAGTGCGGGACAATCTGACCTAATTTCTGATATTCTTCCCCAATGTAAAGAATTGATTAAATGGAAGAACATAAAAGGTGATCTTCCCCTTCATTCTGCTGCTAAATCTGGGCAATTTAATGCCCTTAAAGCTTTGATTACTTGGGATGGTTTTAGTAAAGAAATTTTGGGGTGGGTAAATAAGGAAGGGGATACTGTTTTGCATATTGCATTACAGAATAATCAAAAAGAAATGGGTGAGTTTTTGGTGGGTGAGTATTGTATTGGTAAAGCTTGTTATATGATGAATAAAGAGAAAGTTTGTCCTTTGTATTTGGGTATTAAGTTAGGTTATTGGGAACTTGTGAGGAATATTATTTCTTATACAAGTCAAAATAAAGAAGATTCAGAGGAGGCTCTTCTTCAAGGAATGTCTGTTGCTCATGCTGCCATTGAGGTTAATAACATAG AGGTCTTGAAGGAACTATTAAGCAACCACAGAAATCCGATTGAGTCGTGGGATGAGGAAGGTCGGAGTCCATTATCGTACGCAGCATTCAAAGGTTACCTTGAAGTGGTTCAATACTTGCACAAGGAATTTCCTGAGTGTGCATTCAAATGTGACAAGGATGAGGAGGGCTCATTTCCTATTCATAAGGCAGCAAGTGGTGGGAGTATAAAGGTCATCAAAGAGCTGCACCATACTAAGAGCTTGCTTAATAGGACAGAACAGAATATTCTTCACGTCGCAGCTGCGAGTGGCAAATCAAAACTTGTCTCTTATCTTTTAAATGTGCCGGAGTTACAGGGCCTAATTAATCGAAAAGACAAAGATCAAAACACGCCTTTGCATTTGGCTACCAAAGGATTCCATCCAAGGGTGGTGTATATTTTGACGCGAGAAAGGAGGTGCAAGTGCGAGTTGCAGAACAAGGATGGGCTGACAGCTCTTGACGTCGCTGAGATCCATTCAGGGCCATACCCCACATTTAAAGCA CGTTTGACATGGATGGCTTTAAGGTATGTGGATGCACCTCGAAGCTCACAGTTAACAAGGAAGAGGTATGTACAAAAGAACGGTATACAAAAGCAATACAATAAAGTTAATGACACAAAAGCGTTGGAAGGCTACAAGGATAGAGTTGATACTCACTTACTGGTGGCAACACTAGTGGCAACTGTGACTTTTGCAGCCGGGTTTACTCTCCCAGGAGGATACAATCAGTCTAATCCCGACATAGGCATGGCAGTCCTCGCCCATTTTTGGGCGTTCAAAGCGTTTGTACTATGCAACACAGCAGCATTATACAGTGCTATCTTAAGTGTTGTGAGCCTCATGTGGGCATACATGGGGGATCGTAAACTAATCCTAGTTTCCCTTAAGTTTGCACTGCCCTTGCTCGGGTTTGCGCTTGCTATGATGTCTTTAGCCTTTATGATGGGTATATTCGTCGTGTTGAAAACTGTATCGTGGCTTTCTTATGTGGTTTTGGGCATAGGTTCTGTCTTCTTGCTTATTGTGCTTGTATTTTTTATTCCACTTTACAATCCTTCTTATATAAGGAATTCTTTAGTAAGGTTTTTCTTTTCTGGTACCTTCCTGTTGTTGCTTATAGTGTGTGAAAATAGCATTACTGAATATGACTAA